A genomic region of Cannabis sativa cultivar Pink pepper isolate KNU-18-1 chromosome 1, ASM2916894v1, whole genome shotgun sequence contains the following coding sequences:
- the LOC133033628 gene encoding cytosolic endo-beta-N-acetylglucosaminidase 1-like isoform X3: protein MLSLASEPPPLINPTQPSVPVSYPIKTLEELESRSYFDSFHYPFNKASVPVIQHGTTSSDRPQLLVCHDMAGGYGDDKWVQGQGGTNGRKAYSIWHWHLIDIFVYFSHNLVSLPPVSWVNTAHQHGVKVLGTFIVEGDSGEERAIVEKLLETEESSQMYADRLTELALNLGFDGWLLNMEVTLMRSQILVLKTFISHLTQTMHSKISGSLVIWSKDSINNSWFLS from the exons ATGTTATCACTTGCTTCTGAACCCCCACCATTAATCAATCCCACACAACCATCGGTGCCCGTGTCTTACCCGATCAAAACCCTTGAAGAGCTTGAGTCGAGATCTTACTTTGACTCATTTCACTACCCATTCAACAAAGCTTCGGTTCCAGTAATTCAACATGGAACGACGTCGTCCGATAGGCCTCAGCTGCTTGTGTGCCATGATATGGCTGGTGGGTATGGAGACGATAAATGGGTCCAGGGGCAGGGAGGGACTAATGGCCGCAAGGCTTATTCTATATGGCATTGGCATCTCATCGATATTTTTGTCTACTTCTCCCATAATCTTGTTTCTCTTCCTCCTGTTTCATGGGTTAATACAGCTCACCAACATGGCGTTAAG GTACTGGGGACTTTCATTGTTGAAGGGGATAGTGGTGAAGAGAGAGCTATTGTTGAGAAGTTGCTCGAAACAGAAGAATCATCTCAAATGTATGCTGACAGGTTGACAGAACTAGCTCTCAATTTGGGCTTTGATGGATGGCTG CTCAATATGGAAGTTACATTAATGAGGAGCCAAATTCTTGTTCTGAAAACATTTATAAGCCATTTGACTCAAACTATGCATTCAAAAATTTCAGGTTCTTTAGTCATATG